A genomic segment from Streptomyces sp. NBC_01233 encodes:
- a CDS encoding acyl-CoA carboxylase subunit epsilon, translating into MSITADTLLKIEKGNVEPEELAAITAILLARAAATPEETAVPAPRQAGWRRLERTPGFRAPHSWR; encoded by the coding sequence ATGAGCATCACCGCCGACACCCTGCTGAAGATCGAGAAGGGCAACGTCGAGCCGGAAGAGCTGGCCGCGATCACCGCGATCCTGCTCGCCCGCGCCGCCGCCACCCCCGAGGAGACCGCGGTCCCCGCGCCCCGCCAGGCCGGCTGGCGCCGCCTGGAGCGCACCCCGGGCTTCCGCGCCCCGCACAGCTGGCGCTAG
- a CDS encoding AAA family ATPase yields MPLFAEARRDLDSYIAARIPVVGLRTIEQPRAMRLVREAAGSPARAGLPFWVYTRATGLRDLRTNAPVNEDRSLTGAMEFAAAQFTGRAQATVVFVDPDDVSGDSPFTRHLSELARLADSNSGCLMLITDTPIWTGLLRLGMTLQLDLPDAEEMYTQITSFLGDHHGVVPIEWTEQDTRRAAEFLVGVTEAEAVNLLATIVAKGSVKREDVHLLARAKDRIFGDLAGLERVQVKEADRQIGGLATLRAWLRNKRELLESDLRGTGLRPPRGVLLVGVPGCGKSLSAKAISAEWRLPLYRLDLASILGKYVGESEGRLKDALETVDRISPCVLWIDEIEKGLAGQNDSTGVNRRLVGQFLFWLQESDSRSFVVATANDVRSLPPELFRKGRFDELFFVDLPDEADRREIIAMYYQRYVKVAPPQDLLDALVSMSEGFAGADLESALHDVGAMRHIRGEAAVTPAFVRDTFANTMPLSRTNPEQIEDIRAWGRDRAVPAGTPAPAPEPGGRGGRRILPQPGVGGGF; encoded by the coding sequence ATGCCCCTCTTCGCAGAGGCCCGCCGTGATCTGGACAGCTACATCGCGGCCCGTATCCCCGTCGTAGGCCTGCGCACCATCGAACAGCCACGAGCCATGAGGCTGGTCAGGGAGGCTGCAGGCAGCCCGGCCCGTGCCGGTCTGCCCTTCTGGGTGTACACCCGGGCCACCGGACTGCGCGATCTGCGGACCAACGCGCCGGTCAACGAGGACCGCTCCCTGACCGGCGCGATGGAGTTCGCAGCGGCTCAGTTCACCGGCCGGGCCCAGGCCACGGTCGTCTTCGTGGACCCTGACGACGTCAGCGGCGACAGCCCCTTCACGCGCCACCTCTCCGAGCTGGCGCGGCTCGCCGACAGCAACTCCGGCTGTCTGATGCTGATCACGGACACGCCCATCTGGACGGGACTGCTGCGGCTCGGCATGACCTTGCAGCTGGACCTCCCCGACGCCGAGGAGATGTACACACAGATCACGAGCTTCCTGGGCGACCATCACGGCGTCGTGCCGATCGAATGGACCGAGCAGGACACCCGGCGAGCTGCGGAGTTCCTCGTGGGCGTCACCGAGGCGGAAGCCGTGAACCTGCTCGCCACCATCGTGGCGAAGGGCTCGGTGAAACGGGAGGACGTTCATCTCCTGGCCCGGGCCAAGGACCGGATCTTCGGCGATCTGGCCGGGCTGGAGCGCGTCCAGGTCAAGGAGGCCGACCGGCAGATCGGCGGCCTGGCCACCCTGCGGGCCTGGCTGCGGAACAAGCGGGAGCTCCTGGAGTCGGATCTGCGGGGCACCGGTCTGCGCCCCCCGCGCGGCGTGCTGCTGGTGGGCGTGCCGGGATGCGGGAAGTCGCTCTCCGCCAAGGCCATCTCCGCGGAGTGGCGGCTGCCGCTGTACCGGCTGGACCTCGCCTCGATCCTGGGCAAGTACGTCGGCGAGTCCGAGGGCAGGCTCAAGGACGCGCTGGAGACCGTGGACCGGATCTCCCCCTGCGTCCTGTGGATCGACGAGATCGAAAAGGGCCTGGCCGGACAGAACGACTCCACCGGAGTCAACCGGCGGCTGGTGGGGCAGTTCCTGTTCTGGCTGCAGGAGAGCGACTCGCGGTCCTTCGTGGTGGCCACCGCCAACGACGTGCGCAGTCTGCCGCCCGAGCTGTTCCGCAAGGGCCGCTTCGACGAGTTGTTCTTCGTCGACCTGCCGGACGAGGCGGACCGGCGGGAGATCATCGCCATGTACTACCAGCGCTACGTGAAGGTCGCCCCGCCGCAGGATCTGCTCGACGCCCTGGTGTCGATGTCGGAAGGCTTCGCCGGCGCCGACCTCGAATCGGCCCTGCACGACGTCGGCGCCATGCGGCACATCCGCGGTGAGGCAGCGGTGACTCCGGCGTTCGTCAGGGACACCTTCGCCAATACGATGCCGCTGAGCCGGACCAACCCCGAGCAGATCGAGGACATCAGGGCGTGGGGCCGGGACCGCGCGGTCCCGGCGGGCACCCCTGCCCCGGCACCGGAACCGGGTGGACGGGGCGGCCGCCGCATCCTCCCGCAGCCGGGGGTGGGAGGCGGATTCTGA
- a CDS encoding ATP-binding protein — protein sequence MTWADARRTRAPSGPQTSETLPPLLEQVAALLESSREWAPDEQALAAAEELLSRGPGPGAPAAPLHELGVEPDRFSWLCLREAAADQEPRLAAARATAAWSSLAALHRPAALIVGSDETGRAGVAIGLDTGADGIRQWLSDQAPDLIWEAGTPPGWSVVADPAHTEEALVCRSRYADPSAGQGIAEDQRLPHLAGLLGLPLAGWCVVLTLLPLGARELTAAGGRLAHLRAQAARRVTVSEGIAEHRQNSVVDPRAEAVTATLGAWQALVDDCLRTGGWTVGVHLCARTPETAAVVRSAFCRALRAETAAAPEGRAQDWDTARCLAGAAPAVGWLSSRDLGSLLVPPADAVGDLQVRRALPAGRRSSRPRRALTLGHWLGTDLPARIDVDDLAGHAFVAGITGSGKSTTTSSLLIQLWNEHQVPFLVIDPAKGDYARLSGALEGGLTVVSGSELRMNVLAPWPGQPADRHIAQVGTAFRAAFGMPVPMPYVAALILEELATDAAAGSEVTLHDAAARLDSLVAELRYQGEVESNIRASLGLRLRLLLQPGRAERVAGSGPPSWLTERPTLVRLSDLGDEEERAFLAALLVLYISDAARSRGESAGVTHVTVIEEAHRLMPEPRPTGAEDGDAAGVASRLMTQLLAEVRAYGEALVVVDQSPAAVAREVLRNTNLKLAHRIVDTDDQQSLGGALGLSDTETSLLGSLTVGRCLLSSRELVRPQSVQVTGPDLTPRPLREPPAPAPQPYGARCHRPEDALHHHVSEGAGAHAELAVALWTAAAGGADVVDLVRPLAAAHPGSRTSCLVGTGIRRHVRTLRRLGQLPGATGREYEAALWQAMVTRGPLPPHPAAEPATRPFQACERCLAPCLVRAAVTTGALPQLQRARTLASRAGGANAALNATAIAMEACRAELALRHPDRTATAVGYCLGAHVAVEYGFESTLLTYGKT from the coding sequence ATGACGTGGGCGGACGCCCGACGCACCCGCGCACCCTCCGGTCCGCAGACGTCCGAGACCCTGCCGCCCCTGCTCGAACAGGTCGCGGCGCTCCTGGAGTCCTCCCGCGAATGGGCCCCCGACGAGCAAGCCCTCGCGGCGGCCGAGGAACTGCTCTCGCGCGGGCCCGGACCCGGTGCTCCGGCCGCCCCGCTCCATGAACTGGGCGTCGAGCCGGACCGGTTCAGCTGGCTCTGCCTGCGCGAGGCGGCCGCCGACCAGGAACCCCGGCTCGCCGCCGCCCGGGCCACGGCCGCCTGGAGCTCCCTCGCCGCCCTCCATCGGCCGGCGGCCCTGATCGTCGGCTCCGACGAGACCGGCCGGGCGGGGGTGGCCATCGGACTGGACACCGGGGCGGACGGCATCCGCCAGTGGCTCTCCGACCAGGCCCCGGACCTGATCTGGGAGGCGGGCACCCCGCCCGGCTGGTCGGTGGTCGCGGATCCGGCGCACACCGAGGAGGCCCTCGTCTGCCGCTCCCGGTACGCCGACCCCTCGGCCGGCCAAGGCATCGCCGAGGACCAGCGGCTGCCCCATCTCGCCGGGCTGCTCGGGCTCCCCCTGGCCGGCTGGTGCGTGGTCCTGACCCTGCTGCCCCTGGGCGCCCGCGAACTGACCGCGGCGGGCGGCCGGCTGGCACATCTGCGGGCCCAGGCGGCCCGCCGGGTCACGGTCTCCGAAGGAATCGCCGAACACCGCCAGAACTCCGTGGTCGACCCCCGCGCCGAAGCCGTCACCGCCACCCTCGGCGCCTGGCAGGCCCTCGTCGACGACTGCCTGCGCACCGGCGGCTGGACCGTCGGCGTCCACCTGTGCGCCCGGACCCCCGAGACGGCCGCCGTGGTCCGGTCCGCGTTCTGCCGCGCCCTGCGGGCCGAGACCGCCGCGGCGCCCGAGGGGCGGGCCCAGGACTGGGACACCGCCCGGTGTCTGGCGGGGGCCGCACCCGCCGTGGGCTGGCTCAGCTCCCGCGATCTCGGCTCCCTGCTCGTACCACCCGCCGACGCCGTGGGGGACCTCCAGGTCAGACGCGCCCTGCCGGCCGGGCGGCGTTCGTCCCGGCCCCGGCGAGCCCTCACCCTCGGCCACTGGCTCGGTACGGACCTGCCCGCGCGGATCGACGTCGACGACCTCGCCGGACACGCCTTCGTCGCGGGCATCACCGGATCCGGGAAGAGCACCACCACCAGCAGCCTGCTGATCCAGCTGTGGAACGAGCACCAGGTGCCCTTCCTGGTGATCGACCCCGCGAAGGGCGACTACGCACGGCTCTCCGGCGCGCTGGAGGGCGGCCTCACCGTCGTCTCCGGGAGCGAGCTGCGGATGAACGTACTCGCGCCCTGGCCCGGGCAGCCCGCCGACCGCCACATCGCGCAGGTCGGCACCGCGTTCCGCGCCGCGTTCGGCATGCCCGTGCCGATGCCGTACGTGGCCGCGCTGATCCTGGAGGAACTGGCCACCGATGCGGCCGCCGGCTCCGAGGTCACCCTGCACGACGCCGCCGCCCGGCTCGACTCCCTCGTCGCCGAACTCCGCTACCAGGGCGAGGTGGAGAGCAACATCCGGGCCTCGCTCGGGCTGCGCCTGCGGCTGCTCCTCCAGCCCGGACGCGCGGAACGGGTGGCGGGCAGCGGCCCGCCGAGCTGGCTCACCGAGCGGCCCACCCTGGTACGGCTCAGCGACCTGGGCGACGAGGAGGAGCGGGCCTTCCTCGCCGCACTGCTCGTCCTCTACATCTCCGACGCGGCCCGTTCCCGGGGGGAGTCGGCCGGCGTGACCCATGTGACGGTCATCGAGGAGGCCCACCGCCTGATGCCGGAGCCGCGCCCGACCGGCGCCGAGGACGGCGACGCGGCCGGCGTGGCCTCCCGCCTGATGACCCAGCTGCTGGCCGAGGTGCGCGCGTACGGCGAGGCGCTGGTCGTGGTGGACCAGAGCCCGGCCGCCGTGGCCCGTGAGGTGCTGCGCAACACCAACCTCAAACTGGCCCACCGGATCGTCGACACCGACGACCAGCAGTCGCTGGGCGGCGCCCTGGGACTGTCGGACACGGAGACCTCGCTGCTCGGCTCGCTGACCGTGGGGCGCTGCCTGCTGTCCTCGCGCGAGCTGGTCCGCCCCCAGTCCGTCCAGGTCACCGGCCCCGATCTGACGCCGCGGCCCCTGCGGGAACCTCCCGCGCCGGCACCTCAGCCGTACGGGGCCCGCTGCCACCGACCCGAGGACGCCCTGCACCACCACGTCAGCGAGGGGGCGGGAGCTCACGCGGAACTCGCCGTGGCCCTGTGGACGGCGGCCGCCGGGGGCGCGGACGTGGTGGATCTGGTGCGCCCGCTCGCGGCGGCGCACCCCGGCAGCCGGACCAGCTGCCTGGTCGGGACGGGGATCCGCCGCCACGTCCGTACCCTGCGCCGCCTCGGGCAGCTTCCCGGGGCGACCGGCCGGGAGTACGAGGCGGCGCTGTGGCAGGCGATGGTCACCCGGGGCCCGCTGCCGCCCCACCCCGCCGCGGAGCCCGCCACGCGTCCCTTCCAGGCCTGCGAGCGCTGCCTGGCCCCCTGCCTGGTCAGGGCCGCCGTCACCACAGGAGCCCTCCCTCAACTGCAACGCGCCCGCACCCTGGCCTCGCGCGCCGGCGGCGCCAATGCCGCGTTGAACGCGACGGCCATAGCGATGGAGGCCTGCCGGGCGGAGCTCGCCCTCCGGCATCCGGACCGCACCGCCACGGCCGTGGGCTACTGCCTCGGGGCGCACGTGGCGGTGGAGTACGGCTTCGAGTCCACCCTGCTGACGTACGGGAAGACCTAG
- a CDS encoding TIGR03842 family LLM class F420-dependent oxidoreductase, whose translation MDFGLVLQTDPPASQVISLMRRAERNGFRYGWTFDSAVLWQEPFVIYSQILEHTRKLHVGPMVTNPGTRTWEVTASTFATLNDMFGNRTVCGIGRGDSAMRVAGRKPNTLARLGEAIDVIRDLAEGREAEVDGNPIRLPWVREGRLPVWMAAYGPKALALAGQKADGFILQLADPYLTEWMVKSVREAAAEAGRDPAAITICVAAPAYVSEDLAHARDQCRWFGGMVGNHVADLVTRYGEHSSMVPDELTEYIKARQGYDYSHHGRAGNPSADFVPDEIVDRFCLLGPAEAHIEKLRALQALGVDQFAVYDMHDAKEATIDAYGQHVIPAFNR comes from the coding sequence ATGGACTTCGGCCTCGTCCTGCAAACCGACCCGCCCGCCTCGCAGGTGATCAGCCTCATGCGCCGTGCCGAGCGCAACGGCTTCCGCTACGGCTGGACCTTCGACTCCGCGGTGCTGTGGCAGGAGCCGTTCGTCATCTACAGCCAGATCCTGGAACACACCCGCAAGCTGCACGTGGGCCCCATGGTCACCAACCCGGGCACCCGCACCTGGGAGGTCACTGCCTCCACCTTCGCCACCCTCAACGACATGTTCGGCAACCGCACCGTCTGCGGGATCGGCCGCGGTGACTCGGCGATGCGGGTCGCCGGGCGCAAGCCCAACACCCTGGCCCGGCTCGGCGAGGCCATCGACGTCATCCGGGACCTCGCCGAGGGCCGCGAGGCGGAGGTCGACGGCAACCCGATCCGGCTGCCGTGGGTCCGCGAGGGCCGGCTGCCGGTGTGGATGGCGGCGTACGGCCCGAAGGCCCTCGCCCTCGCCGGGCAGAAGGCGGACGGGTTCATCCTCCAGCTCGCCGACCCCTACCTCACCGAGTGGATGGTCAAGTCGGTCCGCGAGGCGGCCGCAGAGGCCGGCCGTGACCCGGCCGCGATCACCATCTGCGTCGCGGCCCCCGCGTACGTGAGCGAGGACCTCGCGCACGCCCGCGACCAGTGCCGCTGGTTCGGCGGGATGGTCGGCAACCACGTGGCCGACCTCGTCACCCGGTACGGCGAGCACTCCTCGATGGTGCCCGACGAGCTCACCGAGTACATCAAGGCCCGCCAGGGCTACGACTACAGCCACCACGGCCGCGCCGGGAACCCGTCCGCGGACTTCGTCCCCGACGAGATCGTCGACCGCTTCTGCCTGCTGGGCCCGGCCGAAGCCCACATCGAGAAGCTGCGGGCGTTGCAGGCCCTCGGCGTCGACCAGTTCGCGGTCTACGACATGCACGACGCGAAGGAGGCCACGATCGACGCCTACGGCCAGCACGTCATCCCGGCGTTCAACCGCTGA
- a CDS encoding transposase, translated as MRDRLGEVFADEPFVEAFGVRGAPGLSPGVLSLVTVLQFAENLTDRQAAVMAVRAIDWKYALGVELEDPGFDFSVLSKFRARLVEHDMERVVFEKLLEHCREAGLVAAGGKQRTDATHVISAVRDLNRLELAGESVRAALEALAAAAPSWLASVVDVPELAHRYGQRIEGWTLPASKTKRERLALVFGQDALALCRAVWAPGAPGWLREIEPVALLRQVLVQTYVISTDTRGREVVRKREADTDGVPPGHLRLASPYDADARWAAKGEDLFWLGYKVHLTETCDTPAEAEAEAEAEAEAEAEAEAEAEAEAEAEAEAEAEAEAEAGAVGRQEPVRAVNLITDVLTTVATVPDVKATATVQAALTARGLKPAEHYLDSGYPSADLITQAAGQGIIMVTPVLLDHSPQAKAAAGYDKNAFGIDWKTRQATCPEGRTSTGWHPVKQHGRDAIVVEFARSDCRECPVLKLCTRSRRGNRMLTLYPEHLHAALTTARAEQKSRTWKDKYALRSGIEGTINQALDLTGLRRARYRGLPKVRLQHTFSATAINIVRLDAHWTTTDTPPRTGRLARLGYQLTA; from the coding sequence GTGCGGGATCGGCTCGGTGAGGTGTTCGCGGACGAGCCGTTCGTCGAGGCGTTCGGGGTTCGTGGGGCCCCGGGATTGTCGCCGGGGGTGTTGTCGCTGGTCACGGTCTTGCAGTTCGCGGAGAACCTGACCGACCGGCAGGCCGCGGTGATGGCGGTGCGGGCGATCGACTGGAAGTACGCGCTCGGGGTGGAGCTGGAGGATCCGGGGTTCGACTTCAGCGTGCTGTCGAAGTTCCGGGCCCGGCTGGTCGAGCATGACATGGAGCGGGTGGTCTTCGAGAAGTTGCTGGAGCACTGCCGGGAGGCGGGGCTGGTGGCGGCGGGCGGGAAGCAGCGCACGGACGCGACCCATGTGATCAGCGCGGTGCGGGACCTGAACCGGCTGGAGCTGGCCGGGGAGAGCGTGCGGGCCGCGCTGGAAGCCCTCGCGGCGGCCGCGCCGTCCTGGCTGGCCAGCGTGGTAGACGTGCCCGAACTCGCCCACCGCTACGGGCAGCGGATTGAGGGCTGGACGCTTCCGGCCTCGAAGACGAAGCGGGAGCGGCTCGCGCTGGTCTTCGGGCAGGATGCGCTGGCCCTGTGCCGGGCGGTCTGGGCACCGGGGGCGCCCGGGTGGCTGCGGGAGATCGAGCCGGTCGCCCTGCTGCGGCAGGTCCTGGTCCAGACGTACGTGATCAGCACCGATACGCGCGGGCGGGAGGTGGTCAGGAAGCGGGAGGCCGACACGGACGGCGTTCCGCCCGGTCATCTCCGCCTCGCCTCGCCCTATGACGCCGACGCGCGCTGGGCGGCCAAGGGCGAGGATCTGTTCTGGCTGGGCTACAAGGTCCACCTCACCGAGACCTGCGACACTCCCGCCGAAGCCGAAGCCGAAGCCGAAGCCGAAGCCGAAGCCGAAGCCGAAGCCGAAGCCGAAGCCGAAGCCGAAGCCGAAGCCGAAGCCGAAGCCGAAGCCGAAGCCGAAGCCGAAGCCGGGGCGGTGGGGAGGCAGGAGCCGGTCCGGGCGGTGAACCTGATCACGGATGTGCTGACCACGGTGGCCACCGTCCCGGACGTGAAGGCGACCGCCACCGTCCAGGCCGCGCTCACCGCCCGCGGCCTGAAGCCGGCCGAGCACTACCTCGACTCCGGTTACCCCTCGGCCGACCTGATCACCCAGGCCGCAGGGCAGGGCATCATCATGGTCACCCCCGTGCTCCTGGACCACTCGCCCCAGGCCAAGGCGGCCGCCGGCTATGACAAGAACGCCTTCGGCATCGACTGGAAGACACGCCAGGCCACCTGCCCCGAAGGCCGCACCAGCACCGGGTGGCACCCGGTGAAACAGCACGGACGCGACGCCATCGTCGTCGAGTTCGCCCGCTCCGACTGCCGCGAGTGCCCCGTCTTGAAGCTGTGCACCCGGTCCCGGCGCGGCAACCGGATGCTCACCCTCTACCCCGAACACCTCCACGCTGCCCTGACCACGGCCCGCGCCGAGCAGAAGTCCCGGACCTGGAAGGACAAGTACGCCCTGCGCTCGGGCATCGAGGGAACCATCAACCAGGCCCTCGACCTCACTGGCCTGCGCAGGGCCCGCTACCGCGGCCTCCCGAAGGTCCGCCTCCAACACACGTTCTCCGCCACCGCGATCAACATCGTCCGCCTCGACGCCCACTGGACCACCACGGACACCCCACCCCGAACCGGCCGCCTCGCTCGCCTCGGCTACCAGCTCACAGCCTGA
- a CDS encoding transposase has product MDKKRDLLELLDVQVVVTSEVPGALRSGGCLFESWFAREGRLVPPQLAEDQWSQVEHLFPQPKKQSRVVPPRLAFEASLYKVRHGLMWKDLPSAVTQGQRLCCSIPAAWFGWCVMIYRAVASLSCGRGGDVDVAAVERVAASAGTDGAGGPGRFPEGESADTGAGSAR; this is encoded by the coding sequence GTGGACAAGAAGCGGGACTTGCTCGAACTGCTGGATGTGCAGGTCGTCGTGACGAGCGAGGTCCCGGGCGCGCTTCGCAGCGGCGGCTGCCTCTTCGAGAGCTGGTTCGCCCGCGAGGGCCGCTTGGTGCCGCCGCAACTTGCTGAGGATCAGTGGTCGCAGGTGGAGCACCTCTTCCCTCAGCCGAAGAAGCAGTCCCGGGTTGTTCCGCCGCGGCTCGCGTTCGAGGCTTCCTTGTACAAGGTCCGGCACGGCCTGATGTGGAAGGACCTCCCTAGCGCAGTCACCCAAGGTCAGCGACTCTGTTGCTCAATTCCGGCTGCGTGGTTCGGTTGGTGCGTGATGATCTATCGTGCGGTCGCTTCCCTGTCGTGCGGCCGTGGGGGTGATGTGGATGTCGCTGCGGTCGAGCGGGTTGCCGCCAGTGCCGGAACGGACGGCGCGGGTGGCCCGGGCCGCTTTCCCGAAGGGGAGTCTGCCGATACGGGTGCGGGATCGGCTCGGTGA
- a CDS encoding ISAs1 family transposase, which produces MTARRYDREIGHGRKETRVTRVLTVTGLDLDFPHAVQAVRILRHRTNLKTGTVSRQTVYAITDLTSQQASPQRLGQLARSQWTIENRLHFVRDATFREDASKIRTGHGPENMATLRNLAINKLRAAGHRNIASGLRHTSYEPFTRPLDLLGLA; this is translated from the coding sequence GTGACCGCACGCCGCTACGACCGAGAGATCGGCCACGGCCGCAAGGAGACCCGCGTGACCAGGGTCCTCACCGTCACCGGCCTCGACCTGGACTTCCCCCACGCCGTCCAGGCCGTGCGCATCCTGCGCCACCGCACCAACCTCAAGACGGGCACCGTCAGCCGCCAGACCGTCTACGCGATCACGGATCTGACCTCGCAGCAGGCATCACCCCAGCGTCTCGGCCAGCTCGCCAGGTCGCAGTGGACCATCGAGAACCGGCTGCACTTCGTCCGTGACGCCACCTTCCGCGAGGACGCCTCGAAGATCCGCACCGGCCACGGACCCGAGAATATGGCCACCCTGCGCAACCTTGCGATCAACAAGCTCCGCGCTGCCGGGCACCGAAACATCGCCTCTGGCCTCCGGCACACCTCCTACGAGCCCTTCACCCGCCCACTCGACCTACTGGGCCTCGCCTGA
- a CDS encoding transposase, whose translation MDGKTARGSRNGQTPAAHLLAAMTGDGRTVTQLRVPDKTNEITCFAALLEPYELTGVTVTADALHTQRGHARFLVEAKRAHYLLWSRPTNPGSTGSYGHCRGRM comes from the coding sequence GTGGACGGCAAGACCGCCCGCGGATCCCGCAACGGCCAGACGCCTGCGGCCCACCTCCTGGCCGCGATGACCGGCGACGGCCGGACCGTCACCCAGCTGCGGGTTCCCGACAAGACCAACGAGATCACCTGCTTCGCGGCGCTGCTGGAGCCCTACGAACTGACCGGGGTCACCGTCACAGCTGACGCCCTGCACACGCAGCGCGGCCACGCGCGTTTCCTGGTGGAGGCAAAGAGGGCGCACTACCTGCTGTGGTCAAGGCCAACCAACCCGGGCTCCACCGGCAGTTACGGTCACTGCCGTGGAAGGATGTGA
- a CDS encoding transposase family protein: MCRQSATVCLVKSPSLEGVAGLPLVDRLRVLRDPRRRRGVRHPFVAVLLVAASAVIAGARSYAAIGQWSANAPQHTLARLGARVVGAMGVRVAPSAATIRRVIGQVCPGGLALT, from the coding sequence ATGTGCCGCCAGTCTGCCACCGTCTGCCTCGTCAAGTCGCCCTCGCTGGAGGGTGTAGCGGGACTCCCGCTCGTGGATCGGTTGCGGGTGCTGCGCGATCCGCGTCGGCGGCGCGGGGTGCGTCACCCGTTCGTGGCGGTGCTGCTGGTTGCCGCCTCGGCGGTGATCGCCGGCGCGCGCTCGTACGCGGCCATCGGACAGTGGTCCGCGAACGCTCCGCAGCACACTCTGGCCCGGCTTGGCGCCCGCGTGGTGGGCGCGATGGGCGTGCGGGTCGCACCAAGCGCCGCCACGATCCGGCGGGTCATCGGCCAAGTCTGCCCCGGCGGCCTGGCGCTGACCTGA